The genomic interval cacattctttttttataaaaaactacAATACCTATAATAACATcacattctttttttataaaaaactacAATACCTATAATAACATCACATTCTtcaattaaattacattttatcCATTGCCACTACAATTGAACGTAACGGTTATATCTTATGACATTGACAAGATAGACAACGTAAACAATTTTATTGGTTGTTAATATAAAAAGTTGTCCTAATGTGAGGTTTGCATTCTTAATTAACCAACCATTATGACATCATTTAGGCAATAATAACAATTAAGGAATTAGCCTACTTATATTATTTCTACTCTCTGAACATAAAACAACAGAGAACCTGCCCAAAACCATGACCCACAAAACCATGAGACAAAGAACATTGattaaacaacaacaacaacaaaataatcaaATCCACCTATCGTTTCCGCgtagcagaagcaacaacatcaCCACCATTTcctaaattttcaaaaacaaaacccATCGGAAACATCCCCCAAGAAACATAATAAGCTTCTTGTCCAGGAACAATCGGCGGAAGAGACGGAATCGAAACACCATGAAACGATTTGTCACAATTCTGACACATTAAACAACATCCCTCATAAACCTTAGCATACTCATACAAACGATAACAATAAGGACACGCGGTCCAAAAAACCTCCAAACACAAAGCACCGTCGTTTTCAAATTCAAACCCCTTATCATATTGGGCCTTTTGGGCCGGATCAGATAAAACGGCCCAAGCATCAGAAACAAGTTTGAAAGCGAGTTCGGCGAAGGAAAAAGGGTTCTTATCAGGGTGAAGGAGAAGCGCGAGTGTACGATACTGTTTCTTGATGAGATTTAGATCTTGAGAACTTCGATTGATTTGGAGAATAGCGTACCAATCGAGGTGGTGGTTGTTGAGATTGAGAGGCTTTTCGGCTGCTTCGAGGACGTCGACGATTGCTAGGATCTGGTCGGAACCTTCTAGAAGAGGTTCGGTTTCTTGAACTAGAATGGCTAATTCTCTTGAACCTTTAAGATCTCGTTTTTGTAATAGTTCTTCTCCGATTTCTAGTAAACGTTCTGCTTCGGCTCTGTTTGTGTtcatttcttcttcttcgtctTTTGGATTATAATGAATGTGACTCAATCTCAAGCTTGGTTTCTTCGAGGATGAAAGTTCCAATGTGTTCACCTCACGGTAAATATATTGAAGCACTGTTCTTTTTTTGgtaaactattttaatattCTTGTGCGGATTAGTCTATACGACTATAATGCGTGTCACTTCAAGATTTTGTTTAATATAAGAGTTATGATACATCAATATGTTGTGAGACACGCTCTAAGTACATCGCAATTTACATATTTATTCATtgtgttcaatttttttttctttttttttacaattttatacaATACTTATTACAATTTTGCAACTTACATCCCTTTTTCTAACCACacctcttaaaattaaaaaaaataaaatatttaaaatactcttacttatttattacattCTTTAAACTATAATCtctgtttttttcttcatgttcaACTGTTATCtttctattttcatattttatttcacatttatattcATCATTTTTTCTTATATCTCCTTATCTTCTTCCTTCATTTTCAACAACTTCAACATCTTCAATAGCTCATATTTACATCATGTTTGCttcattttgttctttttgtttttttacaatgTTTAGTTATGGTTATGTAATTGAAACTAATTTTggtgaaaataaaattcattttgtcAACTGATTTTAGTTACGCAAACTGAGTCTGTCCAtaaacatacgtgaactcaatttgTGTAACTCAGTTTGCTTATGACCTACATGAACTCAATTTACCCAAGAACATGAGTTCATGTATGTTTTTGGACATGTTGAATTCACATACGCAAATTCATGTATGTTTCTGGGCAGACTTAATTTACATAACCAAAATGAATTTCATTTTCACCAAAATCAGTTTCAATTACATAACCCTAactaaatattgtaaaaaaacaagaagaatAGCAAGATGAtgcaaacataatataaatgaGAGTCAATAAAGATGATCGAAGATGTTAAAGTTgttgaaaatagagaaaaaatgaTAAAGGATTGTGAGAGAAAATGATGAATATGAAGTAGAATATAAATATAGAAAGAGATGTTATGGTTGAATATAGAAAGAAAGATTATAGtttaaagaatataataaataaataaaagtaatttgagtatttcatttttttaaatttgagaaTGTGGTTAGCAAAATCGAGGTATAAGTAGCAAAATTGTAATTATTGTTattcaataaaattcaaattcaatctcTTACACGTATATAAATTCATAAATGCGCGTGATAAAGATAAcaaggaaatattttattttattttttaaattaagtaacatacaactttatatatatatatatatatatattatatatatatatatatatatatatattatatatatatatatatattgtggtGTATGTTGTTgtaaatttagattttataatcagtatattttatgagtaaaatagtttttatgaGTAGAATTGTGGTTGTTGGATTATCGTTATCGTTTGTTTGAGTCTAATATATGAAGGTGACATGCTATCTATGCATCTTTTCTTGTTACATTAATTAATCTAACTAAATGACATGCATCTTGTAGATTGGTTTAGTACGTTTAGATACTCAATGCATCATATAGATTAATATGtgtatataaactaaaatttattttattcaattttttaattattaaaattatatttttttttattatactcaatttttaatattaaaacaaaaccTCCAAAATCACTAAGACCTTATAAACAATCTTCCTTGTAacatatggttttttttttaaaaaaaatactattatttttacattttttaagatACATATGAgttataatttatcaattaaatagaCTTATTTGATCTATTTTATGGATCAAATGATTGGATGGACCAAAAGATTTGATCTATTTGATGGAACAAATTCGTCTTTAATTATGTCCAAAACTCAATTAGGTAATTACACTAACATTTCTCACTCTCTTCTCTTATATTGTCCCTATCTTATTTTTAAGCATACTCTCCCTATTTCTATGATCTCATCTCCACGTCCGTTGATTGTGATGAATTTTGACTAGACCtaacatatattaataaatatgttaattaatatagatattgtgatgtatgttgttgtaattttgagttttatgagtgaaattgtttttatgaatataattatGGTTGTTGGATTATCATTGTCGAAATGTATATTTGAGTCAAATACGTGAAGGTGACATGTTATATGTGCATTTTTTCTTATTACATGAATTAATCTAACAAAATGACATATCATATAGATTCGTACACATAGATCATCaatgcatcatgtagattgatatgtgtatatgaactaaaatttattttacctagttgttaattattaaaaatgtttgattTACTACCTCTATGTGATAAACGTTAAGAATTTGATCatcaatatatatttgtaaatttacaacttaaaattcttGTATACCATACAATATTATACCTTTTATTTgtccattaaaattttaaaaatttagtcaCCCCAATATTTTAGTTGAAGCTTCGCCACTAGCCTtagaaacaaatatataaatttttgttgatcaaattataatttagatatttattataaaaaaattggaggaaataatttataaaagtaatttacAAAAGCAACTACtaaatgatttataaatatctaaaataaattttctaacttACATTCTAACTATTTGAGTTGTGAgttttatctaaaaatataaaaatcaaactaaatgATCATGCAATAATTtaaccaaaattaattaaattagtttgataTTCTTTTATGGATTTGAGTCAAAGTTGAACTAAATCAATAAGTCCTACATTTATTGATTTGAAATTAGAAATGACAATGGGTAGGGTTTGAGTatggtactatagtacccgttcTCATACccgcgatttaaaaaaatactcatactcGTGCTCGTACCCTATTgagtatcaactttaatattcGTACCCTTACCCTTTGGGTACCTAAGTCCCCGTACCCATACCCAGTACCCacgctttaactaaaaaaatcgataaataaataatattgttgtgattaaatttaaaaattattcaaatatcttaaatccaatcataaaatattataaaccaaaatattttataactcaaacattttaaatgaacactcgttacaatacatatttaaatatccataattatattttatgaagttaCAAGTCatactgtaagacccataattttaaagtaccattttttgtatttttggtatattttggattttggctcgaaggcttttaagccaaagttattaatattttggagttttataatcaaaaagatatttcgatgccaattagaatttctcgtcgataaataaattaaatttaactgcggaaaatactttacggttaatttaaggcgtttcgggtgaaacggtaatttaataaatatctagattttgagatatttgttaagttatattaattatatatatatttatgtatatatgtttgattgaggggaaaggaaaaggaaatagaaaagaaaagaaaggaaatagaaaggaaagagaatagaagaaaggaaaaaggaaggaaaacaaaatccctcgtcttcttcctctgttaacCGTGAGACCAATTTTCCTCCTCCtccccgttttcattttcgtcgttttcttttcttcagaactagtaacccaaggttgggtgagacttagatcaaggtttttgcaactccattcttcctctttgattcgaaaacgaagaaaaacggttttgagatccaaacacaaacccctccgtttcttcatGATCCAagcctcatttctcgaagagatagaaggaaaagttgatcaccaccacactacggtgctagtgaactaatttgggagcggcgttgcgagcggagattttaccggaatttctcgcagtaccggaaacgcgcgttaaagctaacgttgaggtaagggctccttccaaacttctagcttgtattagggacttatctgtagttgtgtgggaaggaaattgttagggttaaatgtgtcgatttggggaaaaaccaaactagtgcgttacgggtaaaaccctaagagttaggttttgtttatagtgatgaatgtttcgtggtaaatgaatttgaatgtcattgtgtatgattatgggtaaatgaaacttgatgtttgttaattggtgtggttgctgtgaattatggtttgaatgtgaaagtatgtttgaatttgtttctgtggaatttgaaaaccattagagttaaacgagtattaaaaatggggaatcttttaatacctcggtttacttaatgtgcatttgaggaaaaggtttaagttaactgggcgttgagaatggggaatctcttaatgtcccggttacttaacgatcgtttttgaaaatcgttccggtaaatgagtgttaagaatggggaatctcttaatgactcgtttactgaatatcttgtgtgaaaatcgtttaagtcaaaagtatattaagaatggggaatctcttaatatgactgtttgcttaacgttttgttttgaaaatcattaagttaaatcggtattaagaacggggaatctcttaatgacttatttaattaatgttgtttgaaagtcgtttaagtaaatgggtattaaaaatggggaatcttttaatatctgcatttgcttaacgattgttgtgaatggagtctgtgtatgctcatgcatttcatttggtaaattgtgtcgacccgtgataggtgacaccttggtaaactgtacggacccgtgataggttgtacgtttgcgatttacattttagtaaatcgtgttgacccgtgataggtgacaccatggtaactgtactgacccgtgataggtggtacatttacgatttacatttttggtgaattgtgctgacccgtgataggtggcacctaggtaaacagtactggtctgtgataggcggtacgtttacgattcccgctttttcttttagtaaatcgtgttgacccgtgataggtgacaccatggtaactgtactgacccgtgataggtggtacatttacgattcccgctttttcttttagtaaatcgtgttgacccgtgataggtgacacctcggtaaactgtactgacccgtgataggtggtacgtttatgatttacgcattttagtaaatcgtgctgacccgtgataggtggcacctcggtaattggtactttggcctgcgataggcggtacaattatgatttacggcccttcgaggagggttttggtttggaattccgagtccatgcattttggcatatacgcattgcattagggtgcctggcacgcgagtcatgtttgatttgagtttatgattgagtgattcgaattttgatttatcgtgataactgagatgaaggtgttaagtgctatgtgttgtgtattgtgtgtgagtatgatggttatcgaacctttgtgtgtcgtagtaatcgcgtagaaattgctaagtgttaagtggtgaacttgattaggaatgacttaggttaattcatgaatttttggaaaactgatcagggaaatcgatttcccaatcgattggatgggtaaacagggacttggccaattcacaaaatcgattagccaatcgatttcgaaaacaattttcaaaggaatcagttaagaaatcgattgcccaatcgattaggccttaagtcaggggctcaggaaccaatcaatcgatttaccaatcgattgaattcagcccaggattctgttttcattaagaatccctcaccaaatcgattaggaaatcgattggctcgaaaccaggggctcaggaaccaatcaatcgatttaccaatcgattgaattcagcccaggattctgttttcattaaaaatcttcaccccaatcgattgcccaatcgattggctcagtgaaaatcctcatttttagttgtatgattaattgctcatgaatctatccatgttttgttttaccatgtgttaattaggagatcgagaactgcattttaccttca from Cicer arietinum cultivar CDC Frontier isolate Library 1 chromosome 5, Cicar.CDCFrontier_v2.0, whole genome shotgun sequence carries:
- the LOC101510389 gene encoding uncharacterized protein; translated protein: MNTNRAEAERLLEIGEELLQKRDLKGSRELAILVQETEPLLEGSDQILAIVDVLEAAEKPLNLNNHHLDWYAILQINRSSQDLNLIKKQYRTLALLLHPDKNPFSFAELAFKLVSDAWAVLSDPAQKAQYDKGFEFENDGALCLEVFWTACPYCYRLYEYAKVYEGCCLMCQNCDKSFHGVSIPSLPPIVPGQEAYYVSWGMFPMGFVFENLGNGGDVVASATRKR